The following proteins are encoded in a genomic region of Desulfosporosinus youngiae DSM 17734:
- a CDS encoding ammonia-forming cytochrome c nitrite reductase subunit c552, with protein MKRFWQSSLLLGLMLIMIAVLAIGCNQQSQTPPTAASIPEGELDPAVWGKVYPDQYASYLKQKEQTKGNSKYGGSVPESHLKESPAQVKLFAGYPFSEDYNDERGHVWALEDVINTQRVGATTIGSCWNCKSPNVKPLVDKMGDSFWSTPFADLKDEMKHPISCANCHDPKTMALTITSVPLLDALKTRGIDPANFSRQEMRTMVCAQCHVEYYFKPDNKKVTFPWNYGLKMDDAEKLYTEINFKDWNHKESQAPMLKAQHPDYELFSTGVHAANGVACADCHMPYVKQGQTKISSHHLQSPLNHISQSCQTCHKQSEDYLKNQVIGTQDTVFKAKVSLETALTDAINAIASAANNPAAKADMMNEARTLHRQAQWRWDYISAENSMGWHSPKEALRVLSEGLDLARQAQLKANLAVGAAVGGTSGPEAGKTPGAGTAVDATGQSPAPKQ; from the coding sequence ATGAAACGATTTTGGCAAAGCTCTCTATTACTCGGTCTTATGTTAATCATGATAGCAGTCCTGGCAATTGGCTGTAATCAACAATCACAAACTCCTCCAACAGCAGCTTCCATACCTGAAGGAGAACTGGATCCTGCCGTCTGGGGGAAGGTATATCCTGATCAGTATGCCAGTTACCTTAAGCAAAAGGAGCAAACCAAAGGTAATTCTAAATACGGGGGTTCTGTTCCTGAATCCCATCTCAAAGAATCCCCCGCCCAAGTAAAACTATTCGCCGGATATCCTTTTTCTGAGGACTATAATGATGAACGGGGGCATGTTTGGGCATTGGAGGATGTTATCAACACCCAACGTGTGGGAGCAACCACCATTGGTTCCTGTTGGAATTGTAAGAGCCCTAATGTAAAGCCGCTGGTCGATAAGATGGGGGACTCCTTCTGGTCAACTCCATTCGCTGATTTAAAGGATGAGATGAAACATCCGATCTCTTGCGCCAACTGTCATGACCCAAAAACCATGGCTTTAACCATCACCAGTGTTCCGCTTCTCGATGCTCTAAAAACCCGGGGAATTGATCCCGCTAACTTTAGCCGGCAAGAAATGCGGACCATGGTCTGTGCCCAATGCCATGTTGAATATTATTTCAAACCTGATAACAAGAAAGTCACCTTCCCTTGGAATTACGGTCTGAAAATGGACGATGCAGAAAAGCTATACACTGAAATAAACTTCAAAGACTGGAATCATAAAGAAAGCCAAGCCCCTATGCTTAAAGCTCAGCATCCGGATTATGAACTTTTTTCTACAGGTGTTCATGCCGCCAATGGTGTCGCCTGTGCAGACTGCCATATGCCCTATGTTAAACAGGGACAAACAAAAATCTCTTCACATCATCTCCAAAGTCCGCTCAATCACATCTCTCAATCCTGTCAAACATGTCACAAGCAAAGTGAAGATTACTTAAAGAATCAAGTTATAGGAACACAGGATACAGTATTTAAAGCTAAAGTATCTTTAGAAACTGCGCTCACAGACGCCATCAATGCCATTGCAAGCGCAGCCAATAACCCCGCCGCCAAAGCTGATATGATGAATGAAGCCAGAACCTTGCACCGTCAGGCTCAGTGGCGCTGGGATTACATCTCCGCTGAAAATAGCATGGGCTGGCACAGCCCTAAAGAAGCCTTAAGAGTACTTAGCGAAGGACTTGATTTAGCCCGGCAGGCACAGCTTAAAGCAAATTTAGCAGTAGGCGCAGCCGTTGGAGGTACGTCAGGACCTGAAGCAGGAAAAACCCCTGGTGCAGGTACTGCCGTTGATGCAACCGGTCAAAGCCCGGCACCTAAACAATAG
- a CDS encoding cytochrome c3 family protein — translation MKNLSSRTKKWLVIGLPILIIFGVFLVGQYKRTSTTHYCGTTCHIMKPPYETSFHSVHRETNGVGCKDCHIPHDNILEQIVYKGYSGARDYYKNTFDPPDALHTKEWSRNILQRNCLRCHSSVVARINTSDGKQCFECHRGEPHDTPTQPFSSQPVYTAIR, via the coding sequence ATGAAAAACTTATCGTCAAGGACAAAAAAGTGGCTGGTAATAGGCTTGCCGATTCTGATAATCTTTGGAGTTTTTCTTGTAGGTCAATACAAACGAACATCGACCACCCATTATTGCGGAACGACCTGTCATATCATGAAGCCGCCGTACGAAACCTCTTTTCACAGTGTACACCGCGAGACAAACGGAGTCGGCTGCAAGGACTGTCACATTCCTCATGATAATATCTTGGAACAAATTGTTTACAAAGGCTATTCAGGGGCCAGGGATTATTATAAAAACACCTTTGATCCGCCTGACGCGCTGCATACAAAGGAATGGAGCCGCAACATACTTCAACGCAACTGTCTGCGCTGTCATTCCTCTGTCGTTGCCCGGATTAACACCAGTGATGGAAAACAATGTTTCGAGTGTCATCGCGGTGAACCACACGATACGCCCACTCAACCTTTCAGTAGTCAACCTGTCTATACGGCCATACGTTAA
- the cax gene encoding calcium/proton exchanger produces MKYLNPLLLAIPVSIFVHLSGHSPVLLFFTACLSIIPLSGYMGKATEEIAIYVGPRVGGLLNATFGNAAELIITIFALKAGLLEVVKASITGSIIGNLLLVLGLSMLLGGFKYKRQSFNRAAAGMHTSMLLMAVTGLIIPAVFLNTHSNPAAEPLSLGVAGILMLVYILSLVFSLHTHKDVFRPSQECSDSPSWSKAQSLAVLLIATFFVVIESEFLVESIDPVVKALGISELFIGVIVIPIIGNAAEHSTSVLMAMKNKMDISLEIAIGSSTQIALFVAPLLVFLGYFMGQPLDLLFTGYELIVIIMGTVITAIISMDGRSNWLEGAQLLAAYSIMALAFLFV; encoded by the coding sequence GTGAAATATCTCAATCCATTGCTTTTGGCAATTCCGGTCAGTATTTTCGTACATCTATCAGGCCACTCGCCGGTCTTACTTTTTTTTACTGCCTGTTTAAGTATTATCCCCCTTTCCGGATACATGGGCAAAGCCACCGAAGAAATCGCAATCTATGTCGGCCCAAGAGTCGGAGGTTTGCTTAATGCCACGTTTGGTAATGCCGCGGAACTCATCATCACGATTTTTGCTCTGAAAGCAGGGCTTCTGGAAGTTGTCAAAGCATCCATAACAGGGTCTATCATTGGCAATCTTCTACTGGTATTAGGACTAAGCATGCTTCTTGGTGGTTTTAAATATAAGAGACAAAGTTTCAACCGGGCGGCTGCCGGCATGCATACCTCAATGCTCCTGATGGCTGTAACAGGATTAATTATACCCGCAGTCTTTCTCAATACACACTCCAATCCTGCTGCAGAACCCTTAAGCCTGGGAGTAGCCGGAATTTTGATGCTTGTCTATATACTTAGTTTAGTTTTTTCTCTTCATACACACAAGGATGTTTTTCGTCCCAGTCAGGAGTGTTCAGATTCTCCCAGTTGGTCAAAGGCTCAATCTTTAGCGGTTTTACTTATTGCTACGTTTTTTGTCGTTATAGAAAGTGAATTTCTAGTGGAAAGTATTGACCCTGTGGTTAAGGCTTTGGGTATCAGTGAACTTTTCATTGGAGTCATAGTCATCCCCATCATCGGTAATGCGGCCGAGCATTCCACCAGCGTATTAATGGCTATGAAGAATAAGATGGATATCAGCTTGGAAATTGCTATCGGCTCAAGTACTCAAATTGCACTTTTTGTAGCACCCCTCTTAGTTTTCCTAGGCTACTTTATGGGGCAGCCGCTTGACTTATTGTTTACAGGTTATGAACTCATTGTCATCATCATGGGAACCGTGATCACCGCGATTATTAGCATGGATGGCCGTTCTAACTGGTTAGAGGGAGCACAGCTTTTAGCCGCCTATTCAATCATGGCTCTGGCTTTTCTTTTTGTTTGA
- a CDS encoding GNAT family N-acetyltransferase, whose product MKTFIETSLPNFKLRFADTGDVSLILGFIRELAEYEKMLPEVVATEDVLKESLFDRKMAEVIIGEYQEEPVAFALFFHNFSTFLGRPGIYLEDLYVKPKMRGNGMGKIILSYLAKLAIDRKCGRLEWWCLDWNQPSIKFYKKLGAVPMDDWTVYRVADEALYKLASDL is encoded by the coding sequence ATGAAAACGTTCATAGAAACGAGTTTGCCCAATTTCAAATTACGATTCGCTGATACCGGGGATGTTTCACTCATTCTTGGTTTTATCAGAGAATTGGCAGAGTATGAAAAAATGTTGCCGGAGGTTGTGGCAACTGAAGATGTTTTAAAAGAGTCCCTTTTTGACCGGAAAATGGCGGAAGTAATTATTGGCGAATATCAGGAAGAACCGGTTGCCTTCGCCTTGTTCTTCCATAACTTTTCAACCTTTTTAGGGAGACCTGGCATTTACTTGGAGGATTTATACGTAAAACCTAAAATGAGAGGTAATGGGATGGGGAAAATTATCCTCTCCTATCTCGCAAAATTAGCTATTGACAGGAAGTGCGGAAGATTAGAGTGGTGGTGCCTGGACTGGAACCAACCTTCGATTAAATTTTACAAAAAGTTGGGGGCTGTGCCAATGGATGATTGGACAGTCTATCGAGTAGCGGATGAAGCTCTTTACAAATTAGCAAGTGATTTGTAA
- a CDS encoding SufB/SufD family protein, with product MLNALDKLMLEKVADLHEIPQGAFNIRKNGAGVQRNTTANIDIVTKADKSGIDVIIKPYTKGESVHIPVIVTEENINDVVYNTFEVGEYSDVLIVAGCGIHNSGHHKSQHDGIHTFYVRKGAKLKYVEKHYGQGDGEGQRVLNPKTILEIEEGAVVELELIQIKGIDHTKRDTEVRLMDNAKLVVTERLLTYKDQEAESNIVVELHGVDSSAQIISRSVAQNDSKQVFYFDLVGRNKGRGHIQCDAIIMHNAQVLSTPRISAHHSEAQLVHEAAIGRIESEQLIKLMSLGFSEQEAEDTILNGFLK from the coding sequence ATGCTGAATGCGTTGGATAAACTAATGCTTGAGAAAGTGGCCGATCTTCACGAGATTCCCCAAGGAGCTTTTAACATCCGTAAAAATGGAGCGGGAGTACAGCGTAACACAACCGCAAATATTGATATCGTCACCAAGGCGGACAAATCAGGGATTGATGTAATTATCAAACCCTATACTAAAGGGGAAAGTGTCCATATTCCGGTTATAGTAACAGAGGAAAACATTAACGATGTTGTCTATAATACCTTTGAAGTGGGAGAGTATTCGGACGTGTTGATCGTCGCAGGATGTGGAATACATAATTCCGGACATCACAAATCTCAGCATGACGGAATTCATACCTTTTATGTTAGAAAAGGCGCCAAACTCAAATATGTGGAAAAACATTACGGACAGGGTGACGGAGAGGGACAACGAGTTCTCAATCCTAAGACCATTCTTGAGATAGAAGAAGGTGCCGTGGTCGAACTTGAACTGATTCAAATAAAAGGGATTGACCATACTAAAAGGGATACTGAAGTTCGCTTAATGGATAATGCAAAGCTTGTCGTCACTGAAAGACTTCTTACTTACAAAGATCAAGAGGCTGAATCAAATATCGTTGTAGAATTACATGGAGTAGATTCCTCTGCCCAAATAATATCCCGGTCGGTTGCTCAGAACGATTCGAAGCAAGTCTTTTATTTTGATTTAGTGGGGCGGAATAAAGGCCGCGGACATATTCAATGTGATGCTATCATCATGCATAATGCCCAGGTCCTTTCAACTCCCAGGATTTCTGCTCATCATAGTGAAGCACAACTAGTCCATGAGGCAGCCATTGGCAGAATAGAGTCCGAACAGCTAATCAAATTAATGTCCCTGGGATTCTCGGAGCAGGAAGCTGAAGACACAATTCTTAACGGCTTTCTTAAATAG
- a CDS encoding ABC transporter ATP-binding protein, with the protein MLELQKVSLEIEGDTSFEILKNINLKFHDKKIYVVTGPNGGGKSSLAKIIMGVYNPTSGEILLDGQAITSMSITERARLGIGYAFQSPPRFKGIKVKELLKMAASHNPEKVNICDLLYDVGLCAQDYLNRDVDASLSGGEMKRIEIATVLARNLKVAVFDEPEAGIDLWSFQKLAETFRDIHMKYDTTIIIISHQERIMELADEIIIMSNGTISAQSERDIILAGIMNNGDCACSTKCVKGVGQNAECVG; encoded by the coding sequence ATGCTTGAGCTTCAAAAAGTATCTCTGGAAATAGAAGGAGATACAAGTTTTGAGATTCTAAAGAATATTAATCTGAAATTCCATGATAAAAAAATATATGTTGTTACCGGACCCAATGGTGGAGGAAAATCTTCACTGGCTAAAATTATTATGGGAGTCTATAATCCGACTTCAGGTGAAATTCTGCTTGATGGACAAGCTATTACATCTATGAGTATTACGGAGAGAGCACGTTTGGGTATAGGGTATGCATTTCAAAGCCCTCCGCGCTTTAAAGGTATAAAAGTCAAAGAACTTCTAAAAATGGCCGCCTCACATAATCCTGAAAAAGTCAATATTTGTGATTTGCTGTATGATGTCGGCTTGTGTGCTCAGGATTATCTGAACAGAGATGTGGATGCCAGTCTCTCAGGCGGAGAAATGAAACGAATCGAAATTGCTACAGTACTTGCCCGAAATCTAAAGGTTGCGGTCTTTGATGAACCGGAAGCCGGGATTGATTTATGGAGCTTTCAAAAGCTTGCCGAAACCTTTAGAGATATACACATGAAGTATGATACTACGATCATCATTATCTCCCACCAAGAACGAATCATGGAGCTGGCGGACGAAATTATTATCATGTCCAATGGAACGATCAGCGCGCAATCCGAACGGGATATAATTCTCGCCGGAATCATGAATAACGGTGATTGTGCCTGTAGTACTAAATGTGTGAAAGGGGTTGGTCAAAATGCTGAATGCGTTGGATAA
- a CDS encoding HAD family hydrolase translates to MKIKGFIFDLDGTLINSLPVVRTSLSRTVSKFSGREYSDKELSGLFGPSEDGIFKKLFPDSWRESLQFYLDEYDRLHVDYAEPFPGIVEILNLLQERNIKLALVSGKGAGSMEISLKHSGLKAYFEIILTGSEDRASKPEHIRQILEGWNLSPDEVAYIGDIAYDVQAAKEAGVLPISALWAETAQSQKVLAMNPAFAFDTVESFKEWIIHFST, encoded by the coding sequence ATGAAAATCAAAGGATTTATATTTGATCTGGACGGAACATTAATCAATTCTTTGCCAGTAGTACGCACCAGCTTGAGCCGTACTGTGTCAAAATTCTCTGGTCGTGAATACTCAGACAAAGAATTATCGGGTTTATTTGGACCATCAGAAGATGGTATCTTTAAGAAACTGTTTCCTGATTCCTGGAGAGAAAGCTTGCAGTTTTATCTTGACGAATATGACCGCCTTCATGTGGACTATGCCGAGCCCTTTCCTGGTATTGTCGAGATCCTCAATCTATTGCAAGAACGAAATATTAAGTTAGCTCTTGTCTCTGGAAAAGGTGCCGGAAGCATGGAAATCTCTCTGAAACATTCGGGATTGAAGGCATATTTTGAAATTATTCTAACCGGCTCAGAGGACCGAGCGAGTAAACCGGAACATATTCGGCAAATCTTAGAAGGATGGAACCTTTCTCCGGATGAAGTGGCCTATATAGGTGATATTGCCTACGATGTTCAGGCCGCCAAAGAAGCCGGCGTTTTACCGATTAGCGCACTTTGGGCTGAAACCGCTCAGTCTCAAAAAGTATTAGCTATGAATCCTGCATTTGCCTTTGACACAGTGGAATCCTTTAAAGAATGGATTATTCATTTTTCTACGTAA
- a CDS encoding FUSC family protein: protein MLFGARTIKTGLAVATTLFICKVFKIEPASFAAITAVVNMQPSVSKSLTNAWEQIGVHLLAVIFSLIVGLFLGTNPLFIGIMVMFLILLCNWIGWSSGIVMGIVSIIFVLDSPGETFLTNALSRSLSIFVGLAVALLINRVLAPPRYKSKFLSSLPSLVLVTSNYFLDSLRTFIHAGNLTYYEKPDPQEQKNLFDEITLLYEHAREEMTLEDNLGFIERLLEICRGFIERGESINQMTAQRVTRRRESYSPEELKKITEEFQGILEVLSIGYDKLAELISSLHLGISEKKSSSSYEEDLVYWELFDQAIDEWNRKVSGVFYLRALMEVSVVATELRWANRRTITLLNMINKQSKKKPKK from the coding sequence TTGCTTTTTGGTGCACGCACTATTAAAACAGGACTTGCAGTAGCTACGACACTTTTTATCTGTAAGGTTTTTAAAATTGAACCTGCATCCTTTGCCGCCATTACAGCTGTAGTAAATATGCAGCCTTCCGTCAGCAAATCCCTGACCAACGCTTGGGAACAAATCGGAGTCCATTTACTCGCCGTCATTTTCTCTTTGATAGTTGGTTTATTTTTGGGAACAAATCCTTTATTCATTGGTATTATGGTGATGTTTCTTATTCTTTTGTGTAATTGGATAGGCTGGTCGAGCGGGATTGTCATGGGGATTGTTTCCATCATTTTCGTCCTTGATTCTCCGGGAGAAACGTTTCTCACCAACGCCCTGTCCCGATCTCTAAGTATCTTTGTTGGTCTTGCGGTCGCCTTGCTTATTAACCGGGTTTTAGCCCCGCCCAGATACAAATCTAAATTTCTCAGCAGTCTTCCCTCTCTTGTACTTGTCACTTCAAACTATTTTTTAGATAGTCTACGCACCTTCATTCATGCCGGAAACTTGACTTACTATGAGAAGCCGGATCCTCAAGAACAGAAAAACCTGTTTGATGAGATAACGCTCCTCTATGAGCATGCTCGAGAAGAAATGACCCTTGAAGACAATCTTGGCTTTATAGAACGATTATTGGAAATTTGCCGCGGTTTTATCGAACGGGGAGAAAGCATTAATCAAATGACTGCTCAACGAGTCACGAGACGAAGAGAATCTTATTCTCCTGAAGAATTGAAAAAAATCACAGAAGAATTTCAGGGAATACTAGAAGTCTTATCGATTGGTTACGATAAGCTTGCTGAGCTTATTAGTTCTCTGCACCTCGGAATCTCAGAGAAAAAGAGTTCAAGTTCCTATGAGGAAGACCTTGTCTATTGGGAATTATTTGATCAAGCTATTGATGAGTGGAACCGTAAAGTCAGCGGCGTTTTCTATTTACGAGCTTTGATGGAAGTATCCGTCGTTGCAACGGAACTACGCTGGGCAAATCGCCGTACAATAACCTTGCTTAATATGATTAATAAGCAATCTAAAAAGAAACCCAAAAAATAG
- the trkA gene encoding Trk system potassium transporter TrkA, producing the protein MRIVIVGAGKVGFSLAQRLSEEEHEITVIEQDEERRLIVQESLDVMTISGNGASPQFLADYGLLKADLMVAVTDSDEVNMIACMAAKRAGISRTIARVRNQEYAGKNQLEFNRALGIDLTINPEMVTAVEISRILLTPAALDVEDFGDGKVRLLEVRVRAESPYVNVPLRKLTLPNGILVVGILRQNRMIIPHGTDHISPQDSVFFVGAQEAIEEFSEQFSERKTKIQRVMIIGAGRIGRHLARILNDVGISIKVIEKSRERCNDLAKVIDKGLVLCGDGTDIDLLIEEGVGETDAVVCLTSDDKLNLLLALLAKDLGTQKTIVRVGRSEYMGLMGKVGVDVILSPRLLTAGVILRQVRQGEVVSVSLLEGAKAEAMEIVVSAKSPVIGRKLKDAKIPDNILIGALMRKNELIIPDGNTVLQPGDHIVIFTLPTLIKKISRIF; encoded by the coding sequence ATGCGTATTGTCATTGTTGGAGCAGGAAAAGTAGGGTTTAGTCTAGCCCAGCGATTATCCGAAGAGGAACATGAGATTACTGTGATAGAGCAGGATGAAGAGCGGCGTCTTATCGTTCAGGAGAGCTTGGATGTGATGACAATCAGCGGAAACGGAGCCAGTCCGCAATTCCTGGCGGATTATGGTTTGTTGAAAGCTGATTTAATGGTAGCAGTGACGGATAGTGATGAAGTCAATATGATTGCCTGCATGGCTGCTAAGCGAGCAGGGATATCTCGAACCATTGCCCGGGTAAGGAATCAAGAATATGCGGGAAAAAACCAATTAGAATTCAACAGAGCCTTAGGAATTGATCTTACCATTAATCCGGAGATGGTAACAGCGGTTGAAATTAGCCGCATTCTTCTTACCCCAGCAGCTTTAGATGTCGAAGATTTCGGAGATGGCAAAGTTCGTCTCTTAGAAGTCCGCGTTAGAGCCGAGTCTCCCTATGTTAATGTACCATTGAGAAAATTGACGTTGCCCAATGGAATACTTGTTGTCGGAATCCTGCGTCAGAATCGAATGATCATTCCTCATGGTACGGATCACATATCCCCTCAAGATAGTGTTTTCTTTGTCGGAGCACAGGAGGCTATTGAAGAGTTCAGCGAACAATTCTCTGAGCGGAAAACGAAGATTCAACGAGTGATGATCATCGGCGCCGGCCGTATCGGCAGACATCTGGCAAGAATTTTAAACGATGTCGGTATATCAATCAAGGTGATCGAGAAAAGCCGGGAACGCTGTAATGACTTAGCAAAAGTTATTGATAAGGGACTTGTGCTCTGTGGGGATGGGACAGATATTGATCTTCTGATAGAAGAGGGAGTTGGGGAAACGGATGCTGTCGTTTGCCTGACCAGTGATGATAAGCTGAATTTATTACTTGCTCTTTTGGCTAAAGATTTAGGAACTCAAAAGACCATTGTCCGTGTAGGCCGTTCCGAATATATGGGCCTCATGGGTAAAGTAGGAGTTGACGTGATACTTTCTCCCAGACTCTTAACGGCAGGAGTTATATTGCGCCAAGTGCGCCAAGGGGAAGTTGTTTCAGTGTCGCTGCTGGAAGGTGCGAAAGCTGAGGCGATGGAAATAGTGGTTTCCGCGAAGTCTCCGGTTATCGGACGTAAACTTAAAGATGCTAAAATACCGGACAATATCTTGATCGGCGCTCTTATGCGAAAGAATGAGCTTATCATTCCTGATGGTAATACAGTGCTTCAGCCGGGAGACCATATAGTAATCTTTACTCTCCCCACCCTTATTAAAAAAATAAGCAGAATCTTTTAA
- a CDS encoding TrkH family potassium uptake protein — protein sequence MNYLFVEHILGRLMIAYAGFMVIPFLGALIWREKSMPAFLFSIIVIMVIGLGLLHHGQKNGRMGVREGFVIVAGAWLLTCSTGAMPFAMSGVVPNYLDGLFESVSGLTATGATIIDNVEILPKSILLWRSLTHWLGGMGIIVLFIVFLPNMTGAVHLFKAEVTGATSERVLPRIRDNALKLWQIYLGLTAVQFFLLLLVGMNWFDAVNHTFSTMASGGFSTKNASIMYYDSLWIELITIVFMIITGINFGLYSLALRSGIDKIFKDLEFRFYLIIIAVSTFVVTLSLWWTLGLGGGNSLRQALFQVVSIITTTGFVTADYDQWPSVSKIILLLLMFIGGCAGSTAGGIKVSRIILLFKLGWVELKRAIHPKAVINVRFATRSVDPQIFNTVAVFFFLFFAILALATLLLASTGLEPFDAICAAAAALGNVGPGFGVVGPSTTFSSINSFGEIVLIICMLLGRLELFTLLVLIQPEFWRSRKGW from the coding sequence ATGAACTATTTATTTGTAGAACATATTCTTGGACGCTTGATGATTGCCTATGCCGGATTTATGGTAATCCCTTTTCTAGGAGCTCTGATATGGCGGGAGAAAAGCATGCCGGCATTTCTGTTCTCTATTATTGTAATCATGGTTATTGGGCTCGGATTATTGCACCACGGACAGAAAAACGGACGCATGGGTGTAAGGGAAGGATTTGTCATTGTTGCCGGGGCATGGCTGCTAACGTGCTCAACAGGGGCAATGCCCTTCGCTATGAGTGGAGTAGTACCAAACTATCTTGACGGATTGTTTGAATCAGTTTCAGGTTTAACAGCAACAGGTGCAACTATCATTGACAATGTTGAAATCCTCCCTAAAAGCATTCTCCTTTGGAGAAGTCTAACCCATTGGCTCGGAGGTATGGGGATTATTGTATTATTTATTGTCTTCCTCCCTAATATGACGGGTGCAGTTCATTTGTTTAAGGCGGAGGTTACCGGAGCAACCTCCGAACGGGTTCTTCCCAGAATTCGAGATAATGCTCTGAAACTCTGGCAAATCTATTTGGGTTTAACAGCTGTGCAATTTTTTCTATTGCTGCTTGTGGGCATGAATTGGTTTGATGCTGTCAATCATACCTTTTCTACCATGGCTTCCGGAGGTTTCTCAACAAAAAATGCCAGCATCATGTACTATGACAGTCTGTGGATCGAACTCATCACCATTGTTTTTATGATCATTACTGGAATTAACTTTGGATTATATTCTCTGGCTTTAAGATCTGGGATAGATAAGATTTTTAAAGATCTTGAATTTCGATTTTACCTTATCATAATTGCCGTATCAACCTTCGTTGTGACTCTCAGCTTGTGGTGGACTTTGGGTCTTGGCGGCGGCAATTCACTGAGGCAGGCGCTCTTCCAAGTTGTTTCTATTATAACTACCACAGGGTTTGTTACAGCCGACTATGACCAATGGCCTTCTGTAAGTAAAATTATCCTCCTGCTCCTCATGTTTATCGGCGGTTGTGCAGGTTCTACAGCAGGCGGAATAAAGGTTTCCAGGATAATTCTGCTTTTCAAACTTGGTTGGGTAGAGTTGAAAAGAGCCATTCATCCGAAAGCTGTTATCAATGTACGCTTTGCTACAAGGTCCGTTGATCCTCAGATTTTTAATACGGTTGCCGTTTTTTTCTTTCTCTTTTTCGCCATTTTAGCATTGGCTACACTTCTTCTTGCTTCAACGGGATTAGAGCCATTTGACGCGATATGTGCGGCGGCTGCCGCTTTAGGGAATGTCGGACCAGGTTTTGGGGTAGTAGGTCCATCCACCACTTTTTCTTCAATTAACTCCTTCGGGGAAATTGTCCTTATTATTTGCATGCTGCTAGGCAGATTAGAGCTCTTCACTTTGTTAGTGCTTATTCAGCCCGAATTCTGGCGCAGCAGAAAAGGGTGGTAG
- a CDS encoding 4Fe-4S dicluster domain-containing protein, giving the protein MPQNKDINLSRRSVIKGGVLLGTVVAIGLNPLKIVGAEESLKDSAAATGKKQIGFCYDEGKCIKCKACVLACQETNKWEKDAPWRTLLRSKKGDALSMSCNHCAEPACAKVCPVKAYTKRESDGIVIHDASKCVGCGYCLYACPYHAPHIDKKTGAASKCHFCYKLQDAGSGPACIGACPTQALTMGDMKELSKKGDLNFKGLPDPKITNPSMIAIPKE; this is encoded by the coding sequence ATGCCTCAAAATAAGGATATAAACTTATCTCGTCGTTCCGTGATTAAGGGTGGAGTACTGCTTGGAACGGTTGTTGCAATTGGACTCAATCCCTTAAAGATAGTAGGGGCAGAAGAAAGCCTAAAAGATAGTGCGGCAGCAACTGGGAAAAAACAAATTGGTTTCTGCTATGATGAAGGTAAGTGTATTAAGTGTAAGGCCTGTGTATTAGCTTGCCAAGAAACTAACAAATGGGAGAAGGATGCTCCATGGAGAACTCTTCTTCGCAGTAAAAAAGGTGACGCTTTATCTATGAGTTGTAATCACTGTGCAGAACCGGCTTGTGCTAAAGTGTGTCCGGTTAAAGCCTATACGAAGAGAGAAAGCGATGGCATTGTCATTCACGACGCTTCTAAATGTGTAGGGTGTGGCTATTGTCTCTATGCCTGCCCTTATCACGCGCCTCATATCGATAAGAAAACAGGTGCCGCTTCTAAATGTCATTTTTGTTACAAGCTGCAGGATGCTGGATCAGGTCCTGCTTGCATAGGAGCTTGCCCTACTCAAGCGCTGACGATGGGGGATATGAAAGAATTGTCGAAAAAGGGAGATCTGAATTTTAAAGGGCTTCCTGATCCTAAGATCACGAACCCATCTATGATTGCGATTCCTAAGGAATAA